A region from the Desulfobacterales bacterium genome encodes:
- a CDS encoding phosphoribosylaminoimidazolesuccinocarboxamide synthase, producing MITTPLMKAANLSNIKPAKQGKVRDIFDFGETLLIVATDRISAFDVVMNDPIPDKGRILTRISEFWFGITENIIANHMISTSAGAFPEACQSSRDTLEGRSMWVRKAKPLPVECIVRGYLAGSGLKDYRQTGATCGHGLPPGLQESDRLPQPIFTPSTKAEGGDHDMNISFDRMSEIIDKDLAKRLREVSLALYKKGCEIAEKRGIIIADTKFEFGLIGDELVLIDEVLTPDSSRFWPMDHYQPGKPQASFDKQFLRDYLEGLDWDKTPPPPELPVEIINKTAEKYKEALERLTSDNPVKGG from the coding sequence AGCAGGGCAAGGTCCGCGATATATTTGATTTTGGGGAAACCCTCCTGATCGTGGCCACCGACCGCATTTCCGCTTTTGACGTGGTCATGAACGACCCCATACCGGACAAGGGCCGCATCCTGACCCGGATTTCCGAGTTCTGGTTCGGGATTACCGAAAACATCATTGCCAATCACATGATTTCAACCAGTGCGGGTGCTTTTCCGGAGGCGTGTCAGTCCTCCCGCGATACGCTTGAGGGTAGAAGCATGTGGGTGCGCAAGGCCAAACCCCTGCCGGTGGAATGCATCGTCAGGGGGTATCTGGCCGGCTCGGGGTTAAAAGACTACCGTCAGACCGGTGCGACCTGCGGGCATGGGCTGCCCCCCGGGCTGCAGGAGTCCGACCGGTTGCCCCAGCCGATTTTTACCCCTTCCACCAAGGCTGAAGGCGGAGATCATGATATGAACATTTCTTTTGACCGGATGTCCGAAATCATCGACAAAGATCTGGCAAAGCGGTTGCGCGAGGTAAGCCTGGCACTCTATAAAAAAGGGTGTGAAATTGCCGAAAAGCGGGGGATTATCATCGCCGACACCAAGTTTGAATTCGGCCTCATTGGTGATGAGCTGGTTCTCATCGACGAAGTGCTGACACCGGACTCTTCCCGCTTCTGGCCGATGGATCACTATCAGCCCGGCAAACCCCAGGCGAGCTTCGACAAGCAGTTTCTGCGGGACTATTTAGAGGGTCTTGACTGGGACAAAACCCCGCCGCCGCCGGAACTTCCCGTGGAAATTATAAACAAGACAGCGGAAAAATATAAGGAAGCGTTGGAAAGGCTCACTTCGGACAATCCCGTCAAAGGGGGTTAA
- a CDS encoding pyruvate carboxyltransferase, with protein sequence MAQMNYPKKVVLGDIAVRDGLQHEEKFIPTDAKLWLAEQLILAGFKRIEVTNFGNPKGMPQFKDADELMKGIRASKKIGQLLEAVEITTVTIREKAVERAIQARADGFGPDRILFMVSTSEPHHKKNSGLSLAEYWKMCAAYIPKAHAAGMKVCGTVSTIWGCPIEGPTEMKKAVEFTRRWLDIGADDIEHADHDGSAPPHKVYEYFSMILDAIPDPSLHIAHFHTTRGWGLANVLAALQAGITHYESTLGGLGGQPANFVDGVPVSGTGDYYYSDPSIVGLVSTEDMVVMMDEMGIDTGINVDKLLDIGRMFERIIGRRLRSECIHTGRIPKSLTGRA encoded by the coding sequence ATGGCGCAAATGAACTACCCGAAAAAAGTGGTCCTGGGGGACATCGCGGTAAGGGACGGACTCCAGCATGAGGAAAAGTTCATCCCCACAGATGCAAAGCTGTGGCTGGCGGAACAATTAATCCTGGCGGGATTCAAGCGGATAGAAGTTACCAATTTCGGAAATCCCAAAGGCATGCCCCAATTCAAGGATGCCGACGAACTCATGAAGGGAATCCGCGCCAGCAAGAAGATCGGACAGCTTCTGGAGGCAGTAGAGATCACCACGGTCACCATCCGCGAAAAAGCTGTTGAACGCGCCATCCAGGCCCGCGCAGATGGCTTTGGCCCGGACCGGATCCTTTTTATGGTGTCCACCAGCGAACCGCATCATAAGAAAAACTCCGGGCTATCGCTGGCCGAATACTGGAAGATGTGCGCGGCATACATACCCAAGGCCCATGCTGCCGGCATGAAAGTTTGCGGAACGGTCAGCACCATTTGGGGCTGTCCCATCGAAGGTCCCACCGAAATGAAAAAAGCCGTTGAATTCACCCGGCGGTGGCTGGACATCGGGGCGGACGACATCGAGCATGCCGACCACGACGGATCTGCACCCCCTCACAAGGTATACGAATATTTTTCCATGATCCTGGATGCCATCCCGGATCCATCCCTTCATATCGCCCATTTTCATACAACCCGCGGTTGGGGTTTGGCCAACGTGCTGGCAGCTCTTCAGGCCGGGATCACCCACTATGAGTCGACCCTGGGCGGATTGGGCGGACAGCCGGCCAATTTTGTAGACGGCGTGCCGGTGAGCGGCACCGGTGATTATTACTATTCAGACCCGAGCATTGTGGGACTTGTTTCCACCGAGGACATGGTGGTAATGATGGATGAGATGGGGATCGATACCGGCATCAATGTGGACAAGCTCCTTGATATCGGACGCATGTTCGAAAGAATCATCGGAAGACGTCTCCGTTCAGAGTGCATTCATACCGGGCGGATACCGAAATCCTTAACCGGGCGTGCTTGA